In one Fusarium falciforme chromosome 5, complete sequence genomic region, the following are encoded:
- a CDS encoding MFS domain-containing protein, translating into MPLPDRVGRSGSTTREVHDQYPLLEPGERDETVVQASDHRQRDGNATAKVMRELGISPERRIKVTPEDDARVLRRIDLVVLPLMLAVYFLQGLDKATMAYASIFGIIEDTGIKGDQFSWLGSIVYVAQLIAQFPLAWLLVKLPIGRFTSLMVVLWGLTLALMAAAHTFKALLLARFWLGAFEASIAPSFIAITQMFWRRREQPLRMSYWYAMNGFTNLFGSLITWWLAQFQFGLRPYQTIFIFFGIVTIMFSFVLFAYMPDSPAEAKFLSKHEKLIAIERLRMNQTGVMSRKWRWDHLWETIRDLKTWLWFALIFSISVPSGGVASFGPLLVQSFGFDSFQAILFNAPFGLVQLVSTVGGSFVATKYRKKGPVIAFLTLFPIAGCMIMLSTPHSADRKATLLFGYYMISVFPGIVPLIYSWSSSNTAGDTKGKCNSSALFIGQSLGNIIGPLLYRPSEAPEYFRGLYWNLMLYCTIIVLVGITTVYLAHLNRDHSRRRVLAGKDAIIQDYSLHSLEETDRLRRLKTMEEQQVDNAPDETGRRASSRAFDDLTDLMNDEFIFVF; encoded by the exons ATGCCTCTGCCAGATCGTGTGGGCCGTTCTGGGTCTACTACTCGAGAGGTTCACGACCAATACCCTCTGCTTGAGCCTGGGGAACGCGACGAGACTGTTGTTCAAGCTTCCGACCACAGACAGCGTGATGGAAATGCCACGGCAAAGGTGATGCGGGAGCTTGGGATATCACCCGAACGCCGCATCAAAGTGACCCCTGAAGACGACGCTCGCGTGCTACGGCGTATCGACCTTGTTGTTCTGCCCCTCATGCTAGCTGTCTACTTTTTGCAAG GTCTTGACAAGGCGACAATGGCTTACGCATCCATCTTTGGCATCATTGAGGACACGGGCATCAAGGGTGATCAGTTCTCCTGGCTGGGCTCTATCGTCTATGTTGCCCAGCTCATCGCGCAGTTTCCCCTGGCATGGTTGCTTGTGAAGTTGCCGATTGGTAGGTTCACCAGCCTCATGGTTGTTCTTTGGGGCCTCACCCTCGCCCTGATGGCTGCGGCGCATACCTTCAAGGCCCTGCTTCTCGCTCGCTTCTGGCTGGGTGCTTTCGAGGCCAGTATCGCACCGAGCTTTATAGCCATCACACAGATGTTTTGGCGCCGTCGGGAGCAACCTCTGCGAATGTCTTACTGGTATGCTATGAATGGATTCACAAATCTG TTTGGGAGTTTGATTACGTGGTGGCTTGCCCAGTTTCAATTCGGACTCAGACCCTACCAG AcgatcttcatcttcttcggcaTTGTTACCATCATGTTCTCGTTCGTCCTGTTTGCGTACATGCCCGACTCTCCGGCAGAGGCCAAGTTCCTCAGCAAGCATGAAAAGCTCATCGCGATCGAGCGACTGAGAATGAATCAGACCGGCGTCATGTCGCGCAAGTGGCGATGGGACCACTTGTGGGAGACGATCCGAGACCTTAAGACCTGGCTGTGGTTCGCCCTCATCTTCAGTATCTC GGTTCCTTCTGGTGGTGTTGCCTCCTTCGGTCCTCTGCTCGTCCAGTCATTCGGCTTTGACTCGTTCCAGGCTATTCTATTCAATGCCCCTTTCGGTTTGGTACAGCTGGTTTCTACCGTGGGCGGTTCATTCGTGGCGACCAAGTATCGCAAGAAGGGCCCAGTTATAGCTTTTCTAACCTTGTTCCCTATCGCGGGTTGTATGATCATGCTATCAACGCCGCATTCGGCTGACCGCAAGGCGACCCTGCTATTTGGCTACTATATGATCTCGGTATTCCCAGGCATAG TTCCCTTGATCTACTCTTGGTCCTCCTCTAATACCGCTGGCGATACCAAAGGCAAATGCAACTCGTCTGCCCTGTTCATTGGCCAATCCCTCGGCAACATCATTGGCCCTCTGTTGTACAGACCCTCGGAGGCCCCCGAGTATTTTCGGGGCCTGTATTGGAATCTGATGCTGTATTGCACCATCATAGTTCTCGTCGGCATCACGACCGTCTACCTTGCCCACCTCAACCGCGACCATAGCCGTCGTCGCGTGCTGGCAGGCAAAGACGCCATCATCCAAGACTATAGCTTGCACTCACTAGAGGAGACGGACCGACTTCGGAGACTGAAGACAatggaggagcagcaggTTGATAATGCACCGGATGAGACGGGACGTCGTGCGAGCTCACGCGCATTTGATGACTTGACCGACTTGATGAACGACGAGTTTATCTTTGTTTTCTGA